Proteins from one Pseudomonas grandcourensis genomic window:
- a CDS encoding MFS transporter, with the protein MTSHDKAKWLRFLILILGGGTIYKLANLKDAFYIPMQEFMGLSHTEIGVLLSANAIIATALFVVGGMLADRYDTRKLIPLGLIGTGGLGLYLATFPPFSNLLVVFCLLAVCADCLFWPSLLKAIRNLGDDKEQGRLFGLLEGGRGVVDTLVAFSALGVFVAMGSGENGLKSAILFYSVIDILAGTLTWLLLKSGKTQSTVKPKNGLSNLLEAIKVPGIWLVSLNVFMVYIVYCGLTYFIPYLKEMYGLPVALVGAYGIINQYFLKILGGPAGGFIADKQFKSSSRYLKWAFLALVPLMGVIMLIPKSPDYIYAGMAAILSFALIVFSMRGVFWAPMGEVGIPQHITGSAFGIGCLIGYAPGMFAYVIYGAILDHFPGQQGYNYVFSLMSVLAIVGFMVSSLLYQAVRKNATITGKVSAAQA; encoded by the coding sequence ATGACATCCCATGACAAGGCCAAATGGCTCAGATTCCTGATTCTCATCCTCGGTGGCGGCACCATCTACAAGCTGGCGAATCTCAAAGACGCCTTCTACATCCCCATGCAAGAATTCATGGGGTTGTCCCACACTGAAATCGGTGTGCTGCTGAGCGCCAACGCCATCATCGCCACCGCGCTGTTCGTGGTGGGCGGCATGCTCGCCGACCGGTACGACACGCGCAAGCTGATCCCCCTCGGCCTGATCGGTACCGGCGGCCTCGGGCTTTACCTCGCGACCTTTCCGCCCTTCAGCAATCTGCTGGTGGTGTTCTGCCTGCTGGCCGTGTGTGCCGACTGCCTCTTTTGGCCTTCGCTGCTCAAAGCCATCCGCAACCTGGGCGACGACAAGGAACAGGGGCGCCTGTTCGGCCTGCTCGAAGGCGGGCGTGGCGTCGTTGATACCCTGGTCGCCTTCTCAGCGCTGGGCGTCTTCGTCGCCATGGGCTCCGGGGAAAACGGTTTGAAATCGGCGATCCTCTTCTACTCGGTCATCGACATTCTTGCCGGTACCCTGACCTGGCTGCTGCTCAAGAGCGGCAAAACCCAGTCGACCGTCAAGCCGAAGAACGGATTGTCGAACCTGCTCGAGGCCATCAAGGTGCCGGGCATCTGGCTGGTCAGCCTCAACGTGTTCATGGTCTACATCGTGTACTGCGGCCTGACCTATTTCATTCCCTACCTAAAGGAAATGTACGGACTGCCCGTAGCCCTGGTGGGCGCCTACGGCATCATCAACCAGTACTTCCTCAAGATCCTGGGCGGCCCTGCCGGTGGCTTCATTGCCGACAAGCAGTTCAAGAGTTCCAGCCGATACCTGAAGTGGGCATTCCTGGCGTTGGTGCCGCTGATGGGCGTCATCATGCTCATCCCGAAAAGCCCTGATTACATCTACGCAGGCATGGCGGCCATCCTCTCCTTCGCGCTGATTGTGTTTTCCATGCGCGGCGTGTTCTGGGCACCCATGGGTGAAGTCGGCATTCCCCAGCACATCACCGGTTCAGCCTTTGGGATCGGTTGCCTGATCGGTTATGCGCCGGGCATGTTTGCCTATGTCATCTACGGCGCAATCCTTGACCACTTCCCGGGTCAACAAGGCTACAACTACGTGTTCTCGTTGATGAGCGTATTGGCCATTGTCGGGTTCATGGTGTCCAGCCTGCTGTATCAAGCGGTCCGTAAAAACGCCACGATCACTGGCAAGGTCAGCGCCGCACAAGCCTGA
- a CDS encoding histidine kinase yields MEKDARVESKNQPFTASQTEAPGEPASVSDVAGNRVWGTRIRGQARNLSHSTQFVIAATVILGLTMFFVGNLVSERIENAAVHSAAEAAAQYMDTFLEPYVQELSRDNTLSAASVQSLDRLADSRSLKQHIVSIKLWRADGTVIYGTNKAITDRKFPLDEITEALKGNVVTDLKDLDEDENEFERKLNVPLYEIYAPLRDSRTGEIIAVGEFYEKADSLKREISRVRQQVWTDVGTATLAMLTLLFFIVRRSDKIIQRQQVALRLRLQEQTRLHISNAELQRKMATATQEFSRVNELTLRRIGADLHDGPAQLLTLILIRLDDLAENCSAVDQESLETIRGAATDALSEVRDLSRGLALPEINDLSLEEELQLVAQRHEQRTGTRVTLTMGRLPEAAPLPLKLCLYRFVQETLNNAYRHASGEGQVIRAQYVDEVLKISVRDGGPGMTEDAMLLETSGRTRLGLAGLRYRVESLGGLFSIDSSASGTSVNAQFKL; encoded by the coding sequence ATGGAAAAAGATGCAAGAGTCGAATCAAAAAACCAGCCGTTTACCGCGTCGCAAACTGAGGCCCCGGGCGAACCGGCCTCTGTTTCCGATGTGGCTGGCAATAGAGTCTGGGGCACACGGATCAGGGGCCAGGCGCGCAACCTGAGTCACTCGACCCAGTTTGTCATCGCCGCCACGGTGATCCTGGGACTTACGATGTTCTTCGTCGGCAACCTGGTGAGCGAACGGATAGAAAACGCCGCTGTACATAGCGCAGCAGAAGCTGCCGCGCAGTACATGGATACGTTTCTGGAGCCCTATGTGCAGGAGCTGAGCCGGGACAACACCCTCTCGGCTGCAAGCGTCCAGTCCCTGGACCGCCTCGCGGACAGTCGTTCGCTCAAACAGCACATTGTCTCGATCAAGCTCTGGCGAGCGGATGGCACGGTGATCTACGGCACGAACAAAGCCATCACCGACCGAAAATTCCCACTCGATGAGATCACCGAGGCACTCAAGGGCAATGTGGTCACCGACCTTAAAGACCTGGACGAGGATGAGAACGAGTTCGAGCGCAAACTCAACGTGCCGCTCTATGAGATCTACGCACCACTGCGGGACTCACGCACCGGAGAAATCATCGCGGTGGGCGAGTTTTATGAAAAGGCCGACAGCCTCAAGCGCGAGATCAGCCGCGTCCGGCAGCAGGTATGGACGGATGTAGGTACCGCGACACTGGCAATGCTGACGCTGCTGTTCTTCATCGTGCGACGCAGTGACAAGATTATCCAGCGACAGCAAGTGGCACTGCGCTTGCGGCTGCAGGAGCAAACCCGCTTGCACATCAGCAATGCCGAACTGCAGCGCAAGATGGCGACGGCTACCCAGGAGTTTTCCCGGGTCAACGAACTCACCTTGAGGCGCATTGGTGCAGACTTGCACGATGGGCCGGCGCAGTTGTTGACCCTGATTCTGATCCGCCTCGACGACCTGGCCGAAAACTGCTCCGCTGTCGATCAGGAGTCGCTGGAAACCATTCGTGGCGCCGCCACCGACGCATTGAGTGAGGTCCGCGATTTATCACGAGGCCTGGCACTTCCGGAAATCAACGACTTGAGCCTGGAGGAAGAGTTGCAACTGGTGGCGCAACGGCACGAGCAACGCACTGGCACCAGGGTCACATTAACCATGGGGCGGCTACCGGAGGCCGCGCCACTGCCGCTCAAACTCTGCTTGTACCGTTTTGTGCAAGAAACCCTCAACAACGCTTACCGTCATGCCAGCGGCGAGGGTCAGGTCATCCGCGCGCAATACGTTGATGAGGTATTGAAAATCAGCGTCAGGGACGGTGGTCCGGGCATGACGGAGGACGCCATGCTGCTCGAGACATCCGGCAGGACCCGATTGGGGCTCGCCGGTTTGCGTTATCGCGTTGAATCCCTGGGCGGGTTGTTCAGCATCGACTCCAGCGCCTCGGGTACGTCGGTCAATGCACAGTTCAAACTCTAG
- a CDS encoding LysR family transcriptional regulator has product MPGICNLNLKSFDLNLLRVLDMLLREQNVSRAAERLALSQPTVSNALARLRSLFDDPLLVRVGRHMQPTSRALALEGPIRAALQQIEQTLNAGEAFDPRLSQQQVRIALTDFVEQLCMPPLLARLGELAPNLRIDVAHLAPSLPAELLDRGELDMVLGRFEEVPARFTRRTWHSETLRLAVRKQHPLAHDTLTLDDFLGLRHLWVSGGQSRGMVDQWLGKQGLSRKIVYTTPNYLQAAHLVAHSDLSVVLPTQLANQFAQLLPLQVFELPFDVGSFHLELVYLAQRQHEPALAWLIEQILAVRPT; this is encoded by the coding sequence ATGCCTGGTATTTGTAATTTGAATTTAAAAAGCTTCGATCTGAATTTGCTCCGGGTGCTCGATATGTTGCTGCGCGAACAGAACGTGTCGCGAGCGGCCGAACGCCTGGCCCTCAGCCAGCCCACCGTCAGCAACGCCCTCGCCCGCCTGCGTTCACTGTTCGACGACCCCTTGCTGGTGCGGGTTGGCCGCCACATGCAGCCCACCTCCCGGGCGCTGGCGCTTGAAGGGCCGATTCGCGCGGCCCTGCAACAGATCGAACAGACACTCAATGCCGGGGAAGCCTTCGACCCACGCCTGAGCCAGCAGCAGGTGCGCATCGCCCTGACCGACTTTGTCGAACAGCTGTGCATGCCGCCCTTGCTGGCGCGCCTGGGAGAACTGGCGCCAAACCTGCGTATCGACGTTGCTCACCTCGCCCCCAGTCTTCCTGCCGAGCTGCTGGACCGGGGTGAACTGGACATGGTTCTGGGACGATTCGAAGAAGTGCCGGCGCGTTTCACCCGCAGGACCTGGCACAGCGAAACCCTGCGACTGGCGGTGCGCAAGCAGCATCCGCTAGCACACGACACACTCACGCTGGATGACTTTCTGGGGCTGCGCCATCTCTGGGTGAGTGGCGGCCAGTCGCGCGGCATGGTCGACCAATGGCTGGGCAAGCAAGGCCTGTCACGCAAAATCGTCTACACCACACCCAACTACCTGCAGGCGGCGCACCTGGTCGCCCATTCAGACTTGAGCGTCGTCCTGCCGACCCAGTTGGCCAATCAATTCGCACAGCTGTTGCCGCTGCAGGTGTTCGAATTGCCCTTCGACGTCGGCTCGTTCCACCTCGAACTGGTGTATCTGGCGCAACGCCAACATGAGCCGGCGCTGGCGTGGCTGATCGAGCAAATCCTGGCGGTGCGGCCGACTTGA
- a CDS encoding acyl-CoA dehydrogenase C-terminal domain-containing protein produces the protein MKYQAPLRDMRFVLHELLDVSGHCERLNKGLDRETIDGVLEEAARFAAEVVAPLNRNSDEQGCQLIDGHVTTPQGFRDAYRQYVDNGWASMTGPLEFAGQGFPQLISASFHEMLMAASLSFRIYSGLTEGAVLALHRHGSEALKQAYLEKMVSGEWSGTMCLTEPQAGTDLALLRTRAQPLADGSYQVSGSKIFISGGEQDLTANIIHLVLARLPDAPAGVKGISLFLVPKFIAAADGTPGPRNSLSCGALEHKMGIKGASTCVMNFDGAQGWLIGEPNQGLACMFTMMNDARFQVGLQGLGIAEAAFQGGLAYARERLQSRAISGPVAPDKSADPIIVHPDVRRMLLTQKTLSEGCRLLAAYTALQLDLEHGDPQPEARQNASRRAALLIPIVKAFLTDVGQEVASLGVQLYGGHGYIREWGMEQLMRDSRITQLYEGTNGIQALDLLRRKVLGDGATELGALIDELVVHADAAGSHASLREMAEAMQQRLAEWRELGGEVVEACQRDVQEIGAMSVDFLAYSAYVLVGGLWLQAAVRAQAALDAGTDEPGFYRAKLQAADFYWRRVLPRASGHRESLRGGAHCLMAMDEADFAF, from the coding sequence ATGAAGTATCAAGCTCCCCTGCGTGACATGCGTTTTGTGCTGCACGAACTGTTGGATGTCAGCGGCCATTGTGAGCGGTTGAACAAGGGGCTGGACCGGGAAACCATCGACGGCGTCCTCGAAGAAGCCGCCCGTTTCGCCGCCGAAGTGGTCGCACCGCTGAACCGCAACAGTGACGAGCAGGGCTGTCAGCTGATCGACGGCCACGTCACCACGCCTCAGGGATTTCGCGACGCCTACCGGCAGTACGTCGATAACGGCTGGGCGAGCATGACCGGGCCGCTGGAGTTCGCCGGCCAGGGTTTCCCGCAGCTGATCTCGGCCAGCTTCCACGAAATGCTGATGGCCGCCTCATTGTCCTTTCGCATTTATTCCGGCCTCACCGAAGGCGCGGTGCTGGCTTTGCATCGGCATGGCAGCGAGGCGCTCAAGCAGGCTTATCTGGAAAAAATGGTCAGCGGTGAATGGTCCGGCACCATGTGCCTCACCGAGCCCCAGGCCGGTACCGACCTTGCCCTGCTGCGCACCCGTGCCCAGCCTCTAGCCGACGGCAGTTATCAGGTCAGCGGCAGCAAGATCTTCATCAGCGGCGGCGAGCAGGACCTGACCGCCAACATCATTCACCTGGTCCTTGCCCGTTTGCCTGATGCACCGGCCGGGGTGAAGGGCATCAGCCTGTTCCTGGTGCCCAAGTTCATTGCCGCGGCCGATGGAACACCGGGGCCGCGCAATTCGCTGAGCTGTGGCGCACTGGAACACAAGATGGGCATCAAGGGCGCGTCCACCTGCGTGATGAACTTCGACGGCGCACAAGGCTGGTTGATCGGTGAGCCGAATCAGGGGCTGGCGTGCATGTTCACCATGATGAACGATGCACGCTTCCAGGTTGGTTTGCAGGGACTGGGCATCGCCGAGGCCGCCTTCCAGGGTGGCCTCGCTTATGCCCGTGAGCGTCTGCAATCGCGGGCCATCAGCGGCCCGGTGGCGCCGGACAAGAGCGCCGATCCGATCATCGTGCACCCCGATGTTCGGCGCATGCTGCTGACGCAAAAAACCTTGAGCGAAGGCTGCCGTTTGCTCGCGGCCTACACCGCCCTGCAATTGGACCTTGAACACGGCGACCCGCAACCCGAGGCTCGCCAGAACGCGAGTCGTCGGGCAGCGCTGCTTATTCCAATCGTCAAGGCGTTCCTCACCGACGTCGGCCAGGAAGTCGCCAGCCTGGGCGTTCAGCTGTATGGCGGCCACGGTTACATCCGCGAGTGGGGCATGGAGCAGTTGATGCGCGACAGCCGCATCACTCAGCTATACGAAGGTACCAACGGTATCCAGGCGCTGGATCTGCTTCGGCGCAAGGTGCTGGGCGATGGTGCCACGGAGCTGGGTGCCTTGATTGATGAACTCGTCGTGCATGCCGATGCAGCCGGTTCGCATGCGTCGCTGAGGGAAATGGCCGAGGCCATGCAGCAGCGTCTCGCCGAGTGGCGTGAACTAGGGGGCGAGGTGGTCGAGGCCTGTCAGCGTGATGTGCAGGAAATCGGCGCCATGTCGGTGGACTTCCTGGCGTACAGCGCTTACGTGCTGGTGGGCGGGCTGTGGTTGCAGGCGGCTGTGCGTGCCCAAGCCGCACTGGATGCAGGCACCGACGAACCCGGGTTCTATCGGGCCAAGCTGCAAGCGGCGGATTTTTACTGGCGCCGGGTGCTGCCCCGTGCCAGTGGCCACCGCGAAAGCCTTCGGGGCGGCGCTCATTGCCTGATGGCCATGGACGAGGCCGATTTCGCCTTTTGA
- a CDS encoding DNA/RNA non-specific endonuclease, whose translation MYLRKIAVGLSALVLLSTGAQARSLLDLLKPPTAQHEQASRSGSISQNAALDLYSSKQKQASFDGCADLFPAANPINTATVPASMKPLALCSDNFAVLYSQTSKTPLVVVERLNAAQLQDAKGEERTNQFYPDPRIPKSGRAELSDYRSQHPAVDRGHQSPAADAPSPKAMAQSFALSNMVPQDPTNNRKIWSKVEADVRKFAKRADGNVFVFTGPLFDSGHSTIGDNQVWVPTRLFKLVYDASSKRAWAYVLPNAETRIEKPMDYETFVRSTGLKLLGNLPVTGSAGRT comes from the coding sequence ATGTACCTACGCAAAATTGCAGTTGGGCTGTCGGCCCTTGTTTTGCTCTCGACCGGGGCGCAAGCCCGCAGCCTGCTGGACCTGCTCAAGCCACCCACCGCGCAACATGAACAAGCGTCCCGCTCGGGCTCGATCAGCCAGAACGCGGCCCTGGACCTCTATTCAAGCAAACAGAAACAGGCATCGTTTGACGGCTGCGCAGACCTGTTCCCGGCAGCGAATCCGATCAACACCGCCACAGTGCCTGCCTCCATGAAACCCTTGGCGCTGTGTTCCGACAACTTCGCGGTGCTGTACTCGCAAACCAGCAAGACCCCGCTGGTGGTGGTCGAACGCCTGAATGCAGCCCAGTTGCAGGACGCCAAAGGGGAGGAGCGCACCAACCAGTTCTATCCGGACCCACGCATTCCCAAGAGTGGGCGCGCCGAGTTGAGCGACTACCGCAGCCAGCATCCGGCCGTGGACCGTGGCCACCAATCCCCGGCAGCCGATGCCCCGAGCCCCAAGGCAATGGCCCAATCCTTTGCGCTGTCGAACATGGTGCCGCAAGACCCGACCAACAACCGCAAGATCTGGAGCAAGGTCGAGGCGGATGTCAGGAAGTTTGCCAAGCGCGCCGATGGCAACGTGTTTGTCTTTACCGGTCCGCTCTTTGACTCGGGCCACTCGACCATCGGCGACAACCAGGTCTGGGTGCCGACGCGCCTGTTCAAGCTGGTGTACGACGCTTCGTCCAAACGTGCCTGGGCCTATGTGCTGCCGAACGCAGAAACCCGGATCGAGAAGCCGATGGACTATGAGACGTTTGTGAGGAGTACCGGGCTCAAACTACTCGGGAACCTGCCCGTCACAGGTTCCGCCGGGCGCACCTGA
- a CDS encoding PLP-dependent aminotransferase family protein, producing the protein MKSSAGLLLSGIELDRASAIPLYRQLYLQIRKQILSGRIQGGVRLPSTRTLSKELQLSRISILNAFDQLIAEGFLTSRTGAGTYVGHEWESRGIEDDEHKRQPPRLSDLSQSMLSLRSDHFRGVSYADWGTGSPTSFLPSHSAYDAFPQSVWKRLLNRHLHKPTKAMLGYGELQGLLALREAIAEYVFDARGIDCTADQVVIVSGAQQAFNLLGMLLLNPQDSFWMEDPGHIAARIALQAQGGRVVPLRIDEQGIDVRQGLALCPDARLVFTTPSRQHPLGVTMSYARRQELIDWAAQNQSWIIEDDCDSEFRYNGRPLPALYAMDQWARVIYAGTFSKVLFPSLRLGYVILPNALIEPFCTLRAVMDRSPPTLLQAVTADFMREGHFLGHIRRMRALYQARQQALVEQLQKRLGTFFRITPVEAGMHLIAWLPTHLDDDALARELGQHGIHTYPLSDYCVEHALPPALLIGFASTPEDQAEARVEALAQALDKMGHLQPAT; encoded by the coding sequence ATGAAATCCTCCGCAGGTTTGCTGTTGTCAGGTATCGAGCTGGACCGTGCCAGTGCGATCCCCTTGTACCGCCAACTCTACTTGCAGATTCGCAAACAGATTCTCAGTGGCAGGATTCAGGGCGGCGTGCGCCTGCCGTCCACCCGGACCCTGAGCAAGGAACTGCAGCTGTCGCGAATCAGCATTCTCAATGCGTTCGATCAACTGATTGCCGAAGGTTTTCTGACGTCGCGGACCGGGGCCGGGACCTATGTCGGCCATGAATGGGAAAGCCGCGGTATCGAAGACGATGAGCACAAGCGCCAACCTCCTCGCCTGTCCGACCTGAGCCAGTCCATGCTGTCGTTGCGCAGCGATCATTTCCGCGGTGTTTCCTATGCCGACTGGGGGACCGGCAGCCCGACCTCGTTCCTGCCCAGCCACAGTGCCTACGATGCGTTCCCGCAATCGGTCTGGAAGCGCCTGTTGAACCGGCACCTGCACAAGCCAACCAAGGCCATGCTCGGCTATGGCGAACTACAGGGATTGCTGGCCCTGCGCGAGGCGATTGCCGAGTACGTCTTCGATGCCCGTGGCATTGATTGCACTGCCGATCAGGTGGTCATCGTGTCCGGCGCCCAGCAAGCCTTCAACCTGCTGGGCATGCTGTTGCTCAATCCGCAGGACAGTTTCTGGATGGAAGATCCGGGGCATATCGCGGCGCGCATTGCGCTCCAGGCCCAAGGTGGCCGGGTCGTGCCTTTGCGTATCGACGAACAGGGGATCGATGTCCGGCAAGGCCTGGCCCTGTGTCCTGACGCTCGCCTGGTGTTTACCACTCCTTCCCGTCAGCATCCCCTGGGCGTCACCATGAGTTATGCGCGGCGCCAGGAACTCATCGACTGGGCCGCCCAGAATCAAAGCTGGATCATCGAGGATGACTGCGACAGTGAGTTCCGCTACAACGGCCGCCCCCTGCCGGCACTCTATGCCATGGATCAATGGGCTCGGGTCATCTACGCCGGAACCTTCAGCAAGGTGCTCTTCCCCTCGCTACGACTGGGTTACGTGATACTGCCGAACGCCTTGATCGAACCCTTCTGCACCCTGCGGGCGGTCATGGATCGCAGCCCGCCCACACTGCTACAGGCCGTCACAGCGGACTTCATGCGCGAAGGGCACTTTCTCGGCCATATCCGTCGAATGCGCGCGCTGTACCAGGCTCGCCAGCAGGCACTGGTGGAACAGCTGCAGAAACGGCTGGGGACTTTCTTCAGGATCACGCCGGTGGAAGCCGGCATGCACCTGATCGCCTGGTTACCCACGCATCTCGATGACGACGCCCTGGCCAGGGAGCTCGGCCAGCATGGCATTCATACCTATCCCCTGAGTGACTACTGCGTCGAACATGCCTTGCCGCCGGCGCTGTTGATCGGCTTTGCCAGCACCCCTGAGGACCAGGCCGAAGCGCGCGTCGAAGCGCTGGCCCAGGCCCTGGACAAAATGGGCCACCTGCAGCCGGCCACTTGA
- a CDS encoding TIM barrel protein, which yields MNNKIQERFNTLLSHKAVEAEAPPVLTEALARQLLDRLAQLRLFAHAYPLLTNLTHGRVTPGDLLDFAYRHELQGLSLHLLDGEENSLSQMTAAQLQAFAAKANALGLDVHLEISSTLKKDVDQVIAIAKALGTRNIRVYSRYEGALSRVMDVIESDLHYLAQQADEHDLFFDFEQHEELKSAEIAQLLSRLNHPRLHALFDFGNMINACEQPLAALRTLAPHIRQTHLKGVRIVPEQNGFGHYGVLQGCAEDDLPNARMLFELLMLGESTPQVIAFILEQENHYVAPAFRQFDEAADPFIAYREMSETALPQGFSLERMLADEHRWANNQVTYVRGLLAEFRTLAELTLAHCANA from the coding sequence ATGAACAATAAGATCCAGGAACGATTCAACACCTTGCTCAGCCATAAGGCCGTCGAGGCCGAGGCTCCCCCCGTATTGACCGAAGCACTGGCCCGCCAGTTGCTCGACCGACTGGCCCAACTGCGCCTGTTTGCCCATGCCTACCCCTTGCTGACCAACCTGACCCACGGCCGTGTCACCCCTGGCGACCTGCTGGACTTCGCCTATCGCCACGAACTGCAGGGCCTGAGCCTGCACTTGCTCGACGGTGAGGAAAACAGCCTGAGCCAAATGACCGCCGCGCAGCTTCAGGCATTCGCTGCCAAGGCCAACGCACTCGGGCTGGATGTGCATCTGGAAATCAGCAGCACCCTGAAAAAGGATGTCGATCAAGTGATCGCCATTGCCAAGGCGCTGGGTACCCGCAACATCCGTGTCTACTCACGCTACGAAGGGGCGCTGTCCCGGGTCATGGACGTGATCGAGTCAGACCTGCACTACCTCGCGCAACAGGCAGACGAGCACGACCTGTTCTTCGACTTCGAGCAGCACGAAGAACTCAAGAGCGCCGAGATCGCGCAACTGCTGAGCCGACTTAACCACCCTCGCCTGCACGCCCTGTTCGACTTCGGCAACATGATCAATGCCTGTGAGCAGCCCCTGGCGGCACTGCGCACCCTGGCGCCGCACATACGCCAGACCCACCTCAAGGGTGTGCGCATCGTGCCTGAGCAAAACGGCTTCGGGCATTACGGCGTGCTGCAAGGCTGTGCCGAAGACGACCTGCCCAACGCACGCATGTTGTTCGAATTGCTGATGCTCGGCGAATCAACCCCGCAAGTGATCGCCTTCATTCTCGAGCAGGAGAACCACTACGTCGCCCCGGCGTTCCGCCAGTTCGACGAAGCCGCCGACCCGTTCATTGCGTACCGGGAAATGAGTGAAACAGCGCTGCCTCAAGGCTTCTCGCTGGAGCGAATGCTCGCCGATGAACACCGTTGGGCAAACAACCAGGTGACCTACGTACGAGGTCTGCTGGCCGAGTTCCGCACCCTGGCCGAGTTGACCCTGGCCCATTGCGCAAACGCCTGA